The genomic DNA TGAGCCGACAACTGGCGTTCCTGGTCCTCTGCAGCGGCTTCACCGTGCTCAGCTCTGGCTGCGCGACGAAGAGCTTTGTCCAGACGCAACTGAGCGCGACGGAGACCAAGCTCACCCAACGGGCCGACACTCAGGAGACGAAGCTGCGTGAAACCGAGACGAAGCTGAGTGAAACGGCGGATCGCGCCGGGGCAAGCCGCCAGGCGATCGACGAGGTGGGCGCGCGCGCGAGCGACGCAAAGACGCGGGCGGTCACCGCGCTTGATGCCCAAGCCCGACTCTCACAGCGACTCGCGGACCGCAACAAGTTCAGACTGCTGGAGACGAGATCCATCTACTTCGACTCGGGTAAGAACGAAATCCGAGACGGGGACATGAACGAGCTCGAGGACGTGGCCAAAACCCTCAAGGCGGACGCCAACGCAGTCCTGGAGCTGCAAGGATTTGCCGATCCGCGGGGAAATGACCGATACAACAACGAACTGGCTCGCGAGCGCGTGGAAGCAGTGACCCGCTATCTCGTGCAGCGTCACGGCATCGAACTACGTCAGCTGCGAGCCTTCGCCATGGGCAAGGTGGCGCTCGCGGCCGGCGAGAAGCCAAGCGCGGAAGCCTTTGCCAAGGCACGACGAGTGGACATTCGACTGTTCGCCCCTTGGTCGTCTTGGGAAGACGCCCAGACCCCGATCGACCACACCGGCCCCGCGCAGACGTCGACAGTCGATCCGTCGGCTGGGGCTGCGGCGCCCAAAAGTGTCAAGGACGACGAGTTCAACCGCCGAGAGCTCGGCTCCGGTGCACCCGTGAAGGCACGGTATGATCAACCTGCAACGCCGAACATCTCGGCCCGCCCGGGCGACGATCGCGACGCGCCCCAAAACGGCGCGCCCGGCAAGGTGTTGCTCGAAGTCTTGAAGACCATCTCGCCAAAGGAGCTCGGCGGCGGGGACTAGGCCGAACCGGGAAAACGAGGACTCCGCTACGGCGTGCCAAACAGTCCTCGCAGCAGCAGATGGGTGGGGAGATAGACGACGAGCGGAAAGAACACCATCACCGTGGCCAGGTACGCCAAGGGCGGGATCCGCGTCTGGGGCCTGCTCCCCGGTCCGTAGACCCAGTTGATGTTATCGGCCCGATCCGTGACCCAGTAGGTCACGGGCAGCACGATCAGAGCGAGCAGTGTCTGAAAGGCCCACGCGCGACGATCGTAGCCGAGTCGAGATAGCATCCAGATGAGCACCACGGGCAGGACCACATGAAAGAGTGACAGCGCGCGGAGATAGAGCGGCTTTCCGGAATCGAACATGTACTCGCTCAGGCCGAAGAGGTGGCGGCCGGTGAGCAATCGCCCGAAGAAGTCCGCATTCCACGCGAGCTCGGGCAGGGCGATGGCCAGGGTCATCATGCTGGCCAGGAGCGGGCTTTCCAGCCACAGGGCAACGGCCGTGGTGAGCAGGGCGATGTCCGAGAACCACAGGAAGTTCTTCGGGCCCCAGTGGACCCAGTACGCGGGCACGAGCACACCGAGGAAGAGTGTGTAGAGGAGCTTGCCCCCCGTCGGAATCTGCTCCACTGTCAATGCCGCCCCGCCCGCCGCGGCCTCCAGTCCAGGCGAGTGCTCCGGCCCCCGGACAATCTACAGACGCTCGGCCAAGCGATGACTCGAGACGAGGCTCACGGCCTAGTTGCCGATCTGGACGGAGGCGCCGAGCTCCCTCAGCATGGCGATGGCGGAGAGATAGGAGAGCTTGCCCGTCCGCGGGTTCTCCGAGGGGACGTTCTCGACCTCGACGACGAGGCGACCGAACTCGCCCTCGACGGTGACGCGGTGCTGGTTGCGCGGCAGACCGGGGACGGCGAAGATCTTGATCCGCGTCTTCTCGGGGCCCACGCTGGCCAGGGAGACCGCGGCCACCACGTTGACGTTGGCGGGGAAGGCCTTGACGGCCTCGGTGGCGGGCCCCTCGAAGATCAGCGTCTCTTCGGTGATGGCCTCCAGGTCTATCTTCCGCTCCTCGATCCAGGGCGCCCCCGCCAGCCCCCGGGGCGGCTTGCGCGTCTCCATGGTGACGGTGCTGATGCCGCCCTCGCGCGCGCCCTTCATGCCGTCGAGCCCGGCGATGGCGCCGGAGGGGACGAGGATGCGGCAGCCGTGCTTCTCGGCCAGGCGCGCCCACTCCTCGAGGGCGCCCACGAGGCCTCCCACCGAGAGCACCATCAAGTGCTTGCCCGCGGCGAGCACGGCGGGAGCGAAGTCGCGCAGGGCGGCCTGGGTCGCCGCCTCCACCACGAGGTCGGACTGGCGGATCAGGCTCTCGAGGGGCAGCGCCGTGAAGCCCGCGGCTTTCGCCGGATCTCGCACCGTCACCCCCGCGAGGGCCACGCCGGGAATTCCCTCGTCGATGGCGCGCGCGATATGGGTGCCGATGACGCCCATCCCCACGATGCCGACCTTGAGCATGCGCGGCCACCTCCTCGCGACGAGGATAGCAACCGGCCCGAGAGCCGGCAAGGGGCGTGCTAAGATGCCGGATGGGAGGCGCATGCATGCCTGCGGGATCTCGGCTCAAGGAGCCTCTCGATCGGCTCTACCGCGAGTTCGACTGGACCTCGCGCAGCGCGGCCGACGCCATCCAGTTCCCCCTTCGCTACCGCGACCCCGCCGACCTCGAGATCGCGGGACTTCTCGCCTCCTGCATGGCGTATGGTCGCGTTAATCTCTTCGGTCCGTGGGTGAACTGGACTCTCGAGCGCATGGGTAGCTCTCCGGCGGCCTTCGTGCAAGGCTTCGATCTCGGCAAGGAGCGGCGACGCTTCAGGGGCTTCCGCTATCGCTTCAATCGAGAGGGGGACATCCTCGCGTTCTGCCTGGCCAGCCAGCGCATCCTCGCGCGGTGGGGCTCGCTCAAAGGTCTCTTCCTCTCCAGCTACTCGACGGCCGATCCGCATGTTGGCCCCGCCCTCGAGGGCTTCGTCTCCGCCTTCCTCGAGCAGGACCTGTCCGCCGTCTTCCCGCGGAACCGCCTCTCCTACGGCTACCGCCACTGGTTCCCGCGGCCCTCGACGGGCGGCGCGTGCAAGCGGATGCATCTGTTTCTTCGCTGGATGATCAGGCAGGAGAGGCCCGACTTCGGCCTGTGGACCGAGGTGCCGCCGGCTGCGCTCCTGATGCCCGTCGACACCCACATCGAGAACATGGCCCGCTCCGTGGGCCTGACGCGCCGGCGCAGCCGGAACTGGAAGATGGTGGAGGAGATCACGGCCGGGCTCAAGCGCCTCGACGCCGAGGACCCGGTGAAGTATGACTTCGCCCTCTGTCACAAGCGCATGTCCGGCCAGTGCTTGAACCGGCGGGCGGCCGCCGTGTGCGCGCCGTGCGCCCTCAAGCCCGTGTGTGTCCACTGGAGGAGGCGGCGCTGATGCCCCCTGCCGTGATGCCAGGGTGGGGCGTGGGACTCCTGGTCGCGCTGGTCCTGCTGGTGGGCGCGATCGCCTGGGCGCTCTTCCGCGTGGCCGGGCGGCTCGGCGAGATCGAGGCGGGTCGCGGCCAGCCGGATCAGGCGCTCCTGCTGCTCCAGCGAGAGATCGAGGCGTCCCGGAGCGAGAGCCAGAAGGGCCTGGCGGACACCATCAGCTCGGTGAGGCAGGAGCTGGCGCAGTTCGCGGGCCAGATGACGGCGCAGGTGGGGCAGGTGGG from Candidatus Methylomirabilota bacterium includes the following:
- a CDS encoding OmpA family protein, whose product is MSRQLAFLVLCSGFTVLSSGCATKSFVQTQLSATETKLTQRADTQETKLRETETKLSETADRAGASRQAIDEVGARASDAKTRAVTALDAQARLSQRLADRNKFRLLETRSIYFDSGKNEIRDGDMNELEDVAKTLKADANAVLELQGFADPRGNDRYNNELARERVEAVTRYLVQRHGIELRQLRAFAMGKVALAAGEKPSAEAFAKARRVDIRLFAPWSSWEDAQTPIDHTGPAQTSTVDPSAGAAAPKSVKDDEFNRRELGSGAPVKARYDQPATPNISARPGDDRDAPQNGAPGKVLLEVLKTISPKELGGGD
- a CDS encoding aspartate dehydrogenase: MLKVGIVGMGVIGTHIARAIDEGIPGVALAGVTVRDPAKAAGFTALPLESLIRQSDLVVEAATQAALRDFAPAVLAAGKHLMVLSVGGLVGALEEWARLAEKHGCRILVPSGAIAGLDGMKGAREGGISTVTMETRKPPRGLAGAPWIEERKIDLEAITEETLIFEGPATEAVKAFPANVNVVAAVSLASVGPEKTRIKIFAVPGLPRNQHRVTVEGEFGRLVVEVENVPSENPRTGKLSYLSAIAMLRELGASVQIGN
- a CDS encoding membrane-associated protein gives rise to the protein MEQIPTGGKLLYTLFLGVLVPAYWVHWGPKNFLWFSDIALLTTAVALWLESPLLASMMTLAIALPELAWNADFFGRLLTGRHLFGLSEYMFDSGKPLYLRALSLFHVVLPVVLIWMLSRLGYDRRAWAFQTLLALIVLPVTYWVTDRADNINWVYGPGSRPQTRIPPLAYLATVMVFFPLVVYLPTHLLLRGLFGTP
- a CDS encoding TIGR02757 family protein; translation: MPAGSRLKEPLDRLYREFDWTSRSAADAIQFPLRYRDPADLEIAGLLASCMAYGRVNLFGPWVNWTLERMGSSPAAFVQGFDLGKERRRFRGFRYRFNREGDILAFCLASQRILARWGSLKGLFLSSYSTADPHVGPALEGFVSAFLEQDLSAVFPRNRLSYGYRHWFPRPSTGGACKRMHLFLRWMIRQERPDFGLWTEVPPAALLMPVDTHIENMARSVGLTRRRSRNWKMVEEITAGLKRLDAEDPVKYDFALCHKRMSGQCLNRRAAAVCAPCALKPVCVHWRRRR